AACGCAAACACTTTGATCTATACCACAATCTTGTCTCTTGTGCATCTGCAACTGCCTATGATTATACATACAGTACCAACTTTGAACCAAAAGGCCAATATGATGGCATAGCACTTTACTTCTGCAATAATATGGTTATACACGTATAGTATATAATTGTGCATGTGCAGATGAGTTGGAGACTGGAGAGGAAAAAATCGGCGCTGGTAGTTGATGTCAGACGGTTGCCTTGGTGCCTTCTAtggtggtgtggttttgtagaAGTGGGGAACGGAGCGGAGGGGATGTTTGAGAAGTGATAAAAGCAATTGCAAAACAGTGTAAAATGAAGTTTTCAATCCCTGGAAGTTACCCAACAACTCTTGCAAGGGAGGACAGTGGTATTTCAAAAGCTATATGAGAGGTCCCTATAATGGTTACAAAACTCGTGAATGGTAGAGGTGTAATTAACAATATACCATTAACCTATTTTGCTAATTTGTTGACctcaactcatctaaaagctcaAGCTTTTTGAGAGTGGTAACCTTATTATTAGATCCTCAACCCACCCCCTTGCATGTTCATACTTTCCTCCCCAAGCGGACAAACATGAGCACTATTTTCGACAGCAACAAATATCACACAGTTGGTTCCATCAGATATTGAAAAAAGAATATGTCATGATGCAAACCACGATTCGCGTATGCCTTTCTTATGCTATAGTATAAGGTAAATAGAAgtactttgcttcaaaattcaTATGAATGAATCCAATTATTGCTATTAGTTCTACACCTGGACAACAGAATTGAGTTATCATATTTTAGTTCAAGCTATTACCTAGATCCTATGTTGTATATGTAGAGCAACTACAACATGCAAATTGAGTAGTTCTTCATAATGCAACTTAGTTCTTACTAATTTAACCGTGGAAGTAGAAATGGAGGAATGATAGTAAATACAAGACTTTCTAACAGCCTGATAAAACTCCATAAGACTTCAACGACCTAACTCCCAACAATGCAAAAGTAGGGTTCATAAGTATGTTTCCCCTTGTAAGTTAATGTTCCTTAACTGTTAATAGGTACAGAATTATAAATATCCAAAAATACTTTCTACTTTCTAAAACACCAGTATGAGGTTCCAAATCATTTTCAAACCTCTGAACTACTTCGGAAGGTCTTCATATACAATTCGTATGCAGATACTGACATTCAGAATGAAGCTCATTTGTGATATCAGTTGTTGTCAGTGTATTTTAAAGACATCTGCATTAAACCATCGCGTCTTGACTAACCCCGTTAATCAGTAAATCAAGATGTACACTTATATTTTGCCTTTTACTGCCCTTTCTCTCCGGAAAATaccaatatttttttctaaagGAGGCATATTCATTCACACAAGACGGAGAACTATATCCTCAGACAAATGGCCCCTTCATCCCATCCCCAAAATCCAAGTATCAAGAATTCAAGATACATCATCATTCTACTGGAAGAGCCATGCTAACCCTCACTGGCATTGTAACTATCATCAGATGCCAAAAGGAGATGGAATGAAGCACTTTCATTCATgtacaaaaaggaagaaaaattcCTTCTAATATGCTGACGAATCAGGATAACAGAAGGGAAACAATCACAATGAGCAACCATGGGCACACTTCAGTAATTCGGGCAAGGAAAAATAGAGAGCTTTACCTCCAAAACAGTGTAAACGGGTAGTGATGTTTCTCCGTTAATGACAATGCTTTTGAGAAGCGAACTATGTCGTCGACCGTATGCAAGCAATATGTGCTCAGAGGTGGGAGAAAACTGCACAAACAGAGTGAGTAAACAAGTTCAACTTTAATTGCAGTTGACAAGGGTTCTAACGATTACACAAAAGCTTTAACACTTCCAGTGCTCAATGATTGAAAAAGATGCAATCTTCTTCCGATGACTAGAAACATAAAGTTCAATAGGATTTCCATAAAATCTCATTATGAAATCCATATTGTAATTACTGGAAATCATAGCCCATTCCCCTTTCGCCCTCCCTCttcctttctcctctctttagTCTTTCAGGAATCAATGCCGAACCTATGCATTCCCAAGGTCCCTACAGGAtattatttatttcaaaaagTTGATTCACAAAAAAATGTCAATTTCCAGAAAAGGGTCCTTAGACCTTTCAGCCAAATGAACTAAACTTAACAGCCATCTGCTATTTACGAAAAGGAACAGATTACACTTTGCAACACCAAACAGGACTGTTTCTGTACATCACAATAGTTGTTGAAAAGATGTAATAGGACagcaaaaatatgaaatttcaaACTAAGGACATCACAGGTAAGAAAAGGTGCATGTCTAAACACAAACAAGAAGGGTACATAGTGAGTGCTGGATTTAAGCAGAGTAGCAGACTATAAGACCTACAAAGCAAAGCTGCACTTTTGTACACCTAACAACATAGTGTATCAAAGGGGAGAGGAGTGGGGTAGGGTCTGGACAATAAGAATCTGGCACTGATATCTATCCAGTAAATTAATGGAAGGGGTGGGGTGGGGTTAAGATAATGAGAACCTGACACTGAACCTATCCGCTAAATCAACGAAAGAAGCTGCATTTCCAGATATCTATAGGGAACAACTAACCTGTATTGAAGTTAGACAATGAGCAGCTCGAATTGGCCTTGATACAAGCACCACACCAAAGCTGTATAAATATAATTAACATTGGAATGATCAAAATTGAATGTACCATAGagctaaaagaaattaaatggGTGAACGGGTTGGAATTTACGTTGCTTCTTCAAGGGAGTATATACGAAGCTCGTACAAGACTTGTCGTGCTGAGATTGGGTGTCTGGTCGGGGACGTACCTGCCCCCGAGAAATCTTGATGTAGTTGTGTTAATAAACCTGGATCAGTTTCAATTTGAGGAAGCACGCATGCGACACATGCAGCCAAAAATCTCCCACAAGGTGAAAAATGGGCCCCCATTTCACTGCAACCACATTTGCAGTTATCATGCTATACCACACGCCAAAAAATCCAGCAATGTAGactttgaacaaattaattcaCACCACAAAACGAAACCAGATATACGATTATGACCACCGTCAATCTAAGTTGCCGTTTGCAGTCTACATTTATGGTCAAATTTTCTCTTTAGCTTAATCTTGAAACATATAAACAAGGCTGACCTCGAAAGATTTCACTTCACCCAACAAAGGATGTTAACACATAGAAAAGgatcaaatgattttgaaaacaaattacttgCCATCTTCATACCTGCAGAGGACAGCATGCGGTATGGTTAGACGACACCTTTCAGCATCGAGCGGATCATGGGGACTTTTAATATCATGCGGCCATATTCTTAACTTCACTGTGCAAGGTAACTCCGCAGGTGCAGTAGCAGCCAGTGACGCAGCAAGCTCAGACTGAATTCTACTCAAAATGGGGATAGAATCACTCCTACCATGTGAATTACTAACATGAGCCGCACCTTGTCTGGAGTCTAATGCAGACATCAAATGGGTCTGCAAAGACAGATCCCGCAACCCAGATCCTCCTGAAACCACATTTCTGTTCACAGAAGATGGCATTGCTACAGGAGCCATTGGCATCCCCCCTTCAACAGGAAGCACAGGGGCCATGCTAGCCTGACTTTGACCCATTAACCATCCTTGCAGAAATGGTAGCTCCCAACGTGTTGAATCTCCATAATGTAGAAACTGATGTTGTCTCGATTCTACAGAAACCCTGTCTACCTGAAAACCAGTTGACCTGGGTACTCCACCAGCTTCGGAAATTAAACTCTGCTGGTACCCCTCATCAAGTTGCTGTTCAGTGGTCTCCATGGAATCCATGGTGGTGTCAGCAACAGAATCTTGCAATCCAGTAGGGCAATATTTGGTTAATGTTCCCCTGATTGCAGAATGTGAGTTAGAAGAACTCTCAGGAGCCAAATCCATATGGTCAGGCTGCTCTATTGCATTTACATCCCCCTGAAACTgcattgaagaagaagatcccACTCCAACGTGACTTGGACCAACTGGTCTGTTACCGAGTTGTGGATCTGTCCTTGAATCCTCTCTTGGAAAAGAAGGCAAGAACAATAAAGGTAAAGACATCAAAGGCAATTCAGTTGACATACTAAAACGATCAGTTGATTGCACATTTGCCACATAAACAGCAGGAGGAGGATAACGCCAAGATCCTGGAGATGTTGCCATTATCATTGAGGAATCTGAAGAGCCAAGATCATTAACCTGCATAGCAGCCGGATGATGAAATTATAATTTGGTTGAAGTGAGTAACTAAAAACAAATCTGTTGAGAAAATTTTCACCTCAGCTGTTAAGAGAAAGGGAGCACCATGCGGATGAAAATGCACGGCCCGCAGTGAACGCTTGGTCTTCAGTACAACAGTCGGTGAGGAAGTCTCCCCTCTCCTATCATAGTGCCATATATATAGCTGATATTGGAttccaaaatcaaaaggttATGTCCCAGAAACAAAGACTCACTTACAACGCGCTAAATATTGGACAATAAAGTTCAAACACCTACAAACATGACAGAGACTAAGCGAAGTCAAGAATCAACACCTTGTGACCTGAAGCAACAGCAAGGACTTCCCCTTCAGCATGAAAAGCAAGGGAAGCAATAGGACGGTCTGTGAAGAAAACAAATCACGATCCTGATTCAGTATATTCCaagcaaagaaaaaggaaaagacttGGGAGCAATAATTACAAAAATCTAGAGATCCGATGCACTCTGATGTATGTGCATTCCACAGACGAACTTCATGATCCAAACTTCCACTTGCAAGTATTTCTGGATGCTCAGGGTGGAATCTAACCTATAAAAGCCCATCAGCACATGAGACACAGGACATGACACGGTAAATAACATCATAAACAAGCCAGGAAAACAGTGATCTCAATTAGTAAATTAGAATTTGAAATTATGACACTCAAATTGCATTCACCCATTTCATAGAAGCCAGCTGAACTCTGTCACTTGCCTatccaaactaaaattaatgaaattaatAGGTAGTCTTACAATACAACAGCTTATCAACCACAATTATTTGGTGTcgtttattttaatttttgcaaCTTTTTCTTTAGGGAGTTTGAAGGTTATATTAAAATACTTACAATAGCTTGAAGCCTCAGTGCTTGTAATAGTTACATCCCGGGAACTACCTAGAAAGGGCTTCAAAGGTTAATCCCTGTATTCCACACTTTTTAGGCATCCAAGTATTCCACCAAAGAAATAACTTTAGTTGATTGACCATTCTTAGTAATTACTGTCTATTCTTCGCTTTTTATTTGATGACCAGAATTCCCTACTTTCCAACACAAGATAAAAACTGGTGGGAATGACCAGAATTCTTTTGCAGCCAAACTGGTGGGAATGTGGATTGACGGCTCCTTTTGGATTCCAGATACCGTAGCCAATTCTTGAATTGTATTGTTGTAAACTTCTACTTCGTCCTTGTTTCCTTAAGTTTCAATGCTAATACTTAAAGCCAGTATACCTACAATCTGTAATAGTCACACTTCCTGATGGTCAACTTGATTTTAATTCCAAAGCAGCTCATTTTGACAGTTCAATTACTACCTTCATGGTACTCTCTGGTGTGATGCCTTTCCTCTAGACTATCAACTTATACATCTCAATAGAGAAAAACTGTTCATCTTAATTCCCAAGCAGCTCGTTCCAACTGTTCAATTACCTTCGTCGTACTTTCTGGTGTGATGATGTGGACCATACAAAGAGGTCACAGGTATTTGGTAATTTCATATGGTTGGAAGTTATGGCCTTCTGGACTGGATGGTTGGCCCAAATTTGGCACATATCCAACTTGGGATATTGGCTTAGAGATGGGCTGGATTCTTAAGGAGTGTCTTTTGGGTTTTAGTCAAGTcaaaatgtctatttaatttctagtcaaagtTTTTAGAGTTAATTAGTTGATCAAAGAGTCATTTGGTTTTTCCATGTCATTAATGTTAAGTGTAGTCGTAGAATAAATTAGTTGATCTAAGAGTCATAAGTTTTTCCATGTCATTAATGTAGTCAAAGAGTCTATGTTCAATGTGTCTTTGGAAGTCTAAAGTTAGTTGAAGGTTATTTATGTTAGGAATTTCTAGAGTCAAGTTGAAATGGttataaataagattgtaagCCTTATGGCAAATTATAattgaatgaatgaaaaattgagtaGCTTTCAAGCTATTAGATTGTGTGATGCATTCTTttctttggtgtgatgctaaagagcccctaggtgtgatgccttgggttttctaggtgtgatgcctagaCCTATCCTTCTCTAACCCTTCATCTCGTTCTTCTTACAAATTACTATTCACTTCCACTGTTCACAGCCCCAAAAAACAGCCCcttatttttgtgtttgattATACTTAGCCCTATTTCAATCTGTCCTACATCATGTGATGCCTTCCCCTTGGACTGTCAATGTATTGATATTGACGGAGAACAATCTCGACCAAAATGATATACTTAAAGTAAACCAAAAAGTGGAGGgatatgttacatggacttgtGTATGACGTTTATTAGTTGTCTTTAACCTTTTCATGAAGTATAGGAGTTCTATGCATAGCTCGTGAGAAATTTGAATTAGACAATAAGCTTGCTAAGTTATTGAGCAACTAAACACGTTCGACACGGATCCCGCACCCTTATCCAATAGTGACAAGTTTTATTAGCTGGAATACGGATTTGTCAAACCGAATTGAGTTTTTACATGTTGACCATCCTTTGAAATTTTGCGTGTCTACGCAAATCTCCAATGGACAAGATGCTAATATAATACATTATTCAGGTCAGTGCAAGGCaaagcaaaagcaaatcaaTGTGTACTCGCACAACTCAAACTTACCACCCAGGGAGTTCTTCTATGACCACTCAACACCTTTAAGCAGCTTCCACTTTGGCAATGAATTATCTTTACAGTGTGATCACCACTGAGAACAACAAATGAATAGAAACGTAAATCTAGTGGTATGCAATTATCAACGAACCAAAAAGCAAACAACTCACTGTGTTGAAGCAAGGGTTTTCCCATCAGGACTGAATGCTGCTGCAATGGTTGACCTTGGAGGCGGCATCAAAGGACAATACTTAGCTGATAAATGTCGCAACGACTCGGCCTCAACCCTGAAATCATCAAAAGATGTGCCTAGAACTCAACATATTCCAATTGAGATGAGAACTGGCAAATATAATACTAAAACTTGTGTGGAAATACCATGATAAAAGGTCGCGTTTTGCATCTCTCGTTGCTTCAGGTCGGGACCCCAAAGAAAATTCAGCATTCCTTGTAGTAGCAATCCCCCAATTCCGTCTAGGCAAGCATTTTGTTCTCGGAGATACCTCTCTTTGTGCTAACAATGAAAACACATTTCTACTACTGCCAAATTTTCAAAGTATCATTGAAGGAGAAGTGGCATCAAGTAACATAACAAACCTTCACAAGAAACTTGGGTAGCAATAATTCATAAGCCCGTAAGCAAGCTAACCGTATACTATAATACCGcaatttcataaaaacaaaGGATGCAATAGAATCCCAGACAGCTAGCAAACCTAAATAGTAAATACAAAGGTCACATAAAAAATTGGGTAAAGGCATCCAATGTAAGGCAGCAATAACCAACAAGACCTGAGCGGTATGTTTCAGTAGACCTTAAAGCATCAATAAGAGGACGAATAAACGTCTGGTTAAAGCATGAGAAATCACCTGGTATCTAATGGAATTGGTTAACATTAATATAACTTCAAAAGGGCaaataaaatactaactaaaacTGCTATAGATGCAGTAATCACCCCAAGGGCACCAGATATTCCTAATTTCATGGAATTACCGACCGAAACAAACAGTTCTCCCAATATGATCTTCAGATTGGTCAAAAAACATATTTCCATCCTACAATATCTATTTGATGGTATTTGGGCTCACTAAATCTAAGTGAACCAGAAGCCCaggacagagctcaatggaaaaaataggattcatgtagccgtctccaattgattgggacacaaggctcagtttggtttggtttggtatatcTATTTGACAGTTTCTCAATATCCTAACTAAACTTAAATACTTAGACTACAATTCCATTTGTTTCCAACAAATAACAACTACGGAAACATCATTGGAGAGGGGGGGAAATCACACGATACGTATagaaaaaacttttcaattctgCGCTTTTCATGTCCACAGTGGAAATTGCACCACTGCAATTTCCAAATTTCCGATCTGGTCcgatcaaaatcaaaatttgcGATCTACAATAAGGACAATCGTTCTTATAGCACAATCTGCGAAATTCAGaccggaaaaataaaataaaataaaataaatttaacagAATTTGGCAAACCTTTGAGGGATTGGAGGCTGTGACGAAGAATATGAGCTTCCGTTTGCCTCGTCAAACGGTGAACGCCCCATCGTATCCTTCACGGCGAAATAATTCCGGGGAGTACACAGGGAGACATCAATCAATGGTTTCTAGTTATTGCAAttctccctctccatctccctccccctctctctccctctctctctctctctctctcctctggtGTGTTGTGTGTGTAAGTTGCGCTCTATTTCCTGATTTGATTTCGAATGAGATTAGGTTTTGGAAATCAGTATTTAATGAAAAGGCCTAATCGGGGCCGTTAATCTCTCTCTACATCCTAATTTGCGTCGTCAAACCTAATCCATTCTCAGATAGCCTACATTTACAACTTTAGCCTTCAAGTTTTCTCTGATGTCAACATTGGCCCTTCAAGTTAGTTTCTTCCAATATTTGTCCAGACCTAATCTATAGTCACTTGTTTTTTGGACACATCCATATACAGACCCAACCCCACCAAAGATAACcgttgcccctctctctctctctcctattatTTTCCAATCAATCTTTTCCATTGTCTTTTTGCAGATAACTTTCCTTTGCATTGTCTTTTTGCATTTAGTTTTTCTAAATAAAACTTTGGATTGATTAATCAATCAACTAAAAGTaacaacttttgaaaaaaaaggatttgttTTTCTTAATTTAGGATAAGACAAATAGATTTGTAAGTAAACAAAAATACACATAAACAACCTCTTTTATCTCCCTCACAATTACACGCCATACTAATTTGACTTACTCTCTTTCATCCACCTTTGCTAGAAGCGCAAATAAGTCAAGTCGAGTCTTACAGTGTTCAAGCTCGGTTTGTTTACTAAACAAATccaaaacttgagctcaagcttggctcatttaGAAATGAGCCGAGCCTGACTAATTTACTTAACAAGTCTTCCTAAATGAACTAATATTTTGTGAGCCGGCTGAGTTTTTTAGTGTTGAGTTCAActcgtttaataaaaaaaaatctaaatctCAAGCTCGGCTTTATTACTGAACAAGCTAAGCCTTAATGAGCTGAGCCATGAGCTACT
The sequence above is a segment of the Rhododendron vialii isolate Sample 1 chromosome 13a, ASM3025357v1 genome. Coding sequences within it:
- the LOC131313226 gene encoding uncharacterized protein LOC131313226 isoform X1, which gives rise to MGRSPFDEANGSSYSSSQPPIPQSSRNVFSLLAQREVSPRTKCLPRRNWGIATTRNAEFSLGSRPEATRDAKRDLLSWVEAESLRHLSAKYCPLMPPPRSTIAAAFSPDGKTLASTHGDHTVKIIHCQSGSCLKVLSGHRRTPWVVRFHPEHPEILASGSLDHEVRLWNAHTSECIGSLDFYRPIASLAFHAEGEVLAVASGHKLYIWHYDRRGETSSPTVVLKTKRSLRAVHFHPHGAPFLLTAEVNDLGSSDSSMIMATSPGSWRYPPPAVYVANVQSTDRFSMSTELPLMSLPLLFLPSFPREDSRTDPQLGNRPVGPSHVGVGSSSSMQFQGDVNAIEQPDHMDLAPESSSNSHSAIRGTLTKYCPTGLQDSVADTTMDSMETTEQQLDEGYQQSLISEAGGVPRSTGFQVDRVSVESRQHQFLHYGDSTRWELPFLQGWLMGQSQASMAPVLPVEGGMPMAPVAMPSSVNRNVVSGGSGLRDLSLQTHLMSALDSRQGAAHVSNSHGRSDSIPILSRIQSELAASLAATAPAELPCTVKLRIWPHDIKSPHDPLDAERCRLTIPHAVLCSEMGAHFSPCGRFLAACVACVLPQIETDPGLLTQLHQDFSGAGTSPTRHPISARQVLYELRIYSLEEATFGVVLVSRPIRAAHCLTSIQFSPTSEHILLAYGRRHSSLLKSIVINGETSLPVYTVLEVYRVSDMELVSILPSAEDEVNVACFHPLAGGGLVYGTKEGKLRVFQYDGSHDKSCTGTNFFSEDSFDEVEQYPRFRHML
- the LOC131313226 gene encoding uncharacterized protein LOC131313226 isoform X4, whose amino-acid sequence is MGRSPFDEANGSSYSSSQPPIPQSRNVFSLLAQREVSPRTKCLPRRNWGIATTRNAEFSLGSRPEATRDAKRDLLSWVEAESLRHLSAKYCPLMPPPRSTIAAAFSPDGKTLASTHGDHTVKIIHCQSGSCLKVLSGHRRTPWVVRFHPEHPEILASGSLDHEVRLWNAHTSECIGSLDFYRPIASLAFHAEGEVLAVASGHKLYIWHYDRRGETSSPTVVLKTKRSLRAVHFHPHGAPFLLTAEVNDLGSSDSSMIMATSPGSWRYPPPAVYVANVQSTDRFSMSTELPLMSLPLLFLPSFPREDSRTDPQLGNRPVGPSHVGVGSSSSMQFQGDVNAIEQPDHMDLAPESSSNSHSAIRGTLTKYCPTGLQDSVADTTMDSMETTEQQLDEGYQQSLISEAGGVPRSTGFQVDRVSVESRQHQFLHYGDSTRWELPFLQGWLMGQSQASMAPVLPVEGGMPMAPVAMPSSVNRNVVSGGSGLRDLSLQTHLMSALDSRQGAAHVSNSHGRSDSIPILSRIQSELAASLAATAPAELPCTVKLRIWPHDIKSPHDPLDAERCRLTIPHAVLCSEMGAHFSPCGRFLAACVACVLPQIETDPGLLTQLHQDFSGAGTSPTRHPISARQVLYELRIYSLEEATFGVVLVSRPIRAAHCLTSIQFSPTSEHILLAYGRRHSSLLKSIVINGETSLPVYTVLEVYRVSDMELVSILPSAEDEVNVACFHPLAGGGLVYGTKEGKLRVFQYDGSHDKSCTGTNFFSEDSFDEVQTYAIEC
- the LOC131313226 gene encoding uncharacterized protein LOC131313226 isoform X2 translates to MGRSPFDEANGSSYSSSQPPIPQSRNVFSLLAQREVSPRTKCLPRRNWGIATTRNAEFSLGSRPEATRDAKRDLLSWVEAESLRHLSAKYCPLMPPPRSTIAAAFSPDGKTLASTHGDHTVKIIHCQSGSCLKVLSGHRRTPWVVRFHPEHPEILASGSLDHEVRLWNAHTSECIGSLDFYRPIASLAFHAEGEVLAVASGHKLYIWHYDRRGETSSPTVVLKTKRSLRAVHFHPHGAPFLLTAEVNDLGSSDSSMIMATSPGSWRYPPPAVYVANVQSTDRFSMSTELPLMSLPLLFLPSFPREDSRTDPQLGNRPVGPSHVGVGSSSSMQFQGDVNAIEQPDHMDLAPESSSNSHSAIRGTLTKYCPTGLQDSVADTTMDSMETTEQQLDEGYQQSLISEAGGVPRSTGFQVDRVSVESRQHQFLHYGDSTRWELPFLQGWLMGQSQASMAPVLPVEGGMPMAPVAMPSSVNRNVVSGGSGLRDLSLQTHLMSALDSRQGAAHVSNSHGRSDSIPILSRIQSELAASLAATAPAELPCTVKLRIWPHDIKSPHDPLDAERCRLTIPHAVLCSEMGAHFSPCGRFLAACVACVLPQIETDPGLLTQLHQDFSGAGTSPTRHPISARQVLYELRIYSLEEATFGVVLVSRPIRAAHCLTSIQFSPTSEHILLAYGRRHSSLLKSIVINGETSLPVYTVLEVYRVSDMELVSILPSAEDEVNVACFHPLAGGGLVYGTKEGKLRVFQYDGSHDKSCTGTNFFSEDSFDEVEQYPRFRHML
- the LOC131313226 gene encoding uncharacterized protein LOC131313226 isoform X3, whose protein sequence is MGRSPFDEANGSSYSSSQPPIPQSSRNVFSLLAQREVSPRTKCLPRRNWGIATTRNAEFSLGSRPEATRDAKRDLLSWVEAESLRHLSAKYCPLMPPPRSTIAAAFSPDGKTLASTHGDHTVKIIHCQSGSCLKVLSGHRRTPWVVRFHPEHPEILASGSLDHEVRLWNAHTSECIGSLDFYRPIASLAFHAEGEVLAVASGHKLYIWHYDRRGETSSPTVVLKTKRSLRAVHFHPHGAPFLLTAEVNDLGSSDSSMIMATSPGSWRYPPPAVYVANVQSTDRFSMSTELPLMSLPLLFLPSFPREDSRTDPQLGNRPVGPSHVGVGSSSSMQFQGDVNAIEQPDHMDLAPESSSNSHSAIRGTLTKYCPTGLQDSVADTTMDSMETTEQQLDEGYQQSLISEAGGVPRSTGFQVDRVSVESRQHQFLHYGDSTRWELPFLQGWLMGQSQASMAPVLPVEGGMPMAPVAMPSSVNRNVVSGGSGLRDLSLQTHLMSALDSRQGAAHVSNSHGRSDSIPILSRIQSELAASLAATAPAELPCTVKLRIWPHDIKSPHDPLDAERCRLTIPHAVLCSEMGAHFSPCGRFLAACVACVLPQIETDPGLLTQLHQDFSGAGTSPTRHPISARQVLYELRIYSLEEATFGVVLVSRPIRAAHCLTSIQFSPTSEHILLAYGRRHSSLLKSIVINGETSLPVYTVLEVYRVSDMELVSILPSAEDEVNVACFHPLAGGGLVYGTKEGKLRVFQYDGSHDKSCTGTNFFSEDSFDEVQTYAIEC
- the LOC131313226 gene encoding uncharacterized protein LOC131313226 isoform X5, with protein sequence MPPPRSTIAAAFSPDGKTLASTHGDHTVKIIHCQSGSCLKVLSGHRRTPWVVRFHPEHPEILASGSLDHEVRLWNAHTSECIGSLDFYRPIASLAFHAEGEVLAVASGHKLYIWHYDRRGETSSPTVVLKTKRSLRAVHFHPHGAPFLLTAEVNDLGSSDSSMIMATSPGSWRYPPPAVYVANVQSTDRFSMSTELPLMSLPLLFLPSFPREDSRTDPQLGNRPVGPSHVGVGSSSSMQFQGDVNAIEQPDHMDLAPESSSNSHSAIRGTLTKYCPTGLQDSVADTTMDSMETTEQQLDEGYQQSLISEAGGVPRSTGFQVDRVSVESRQHQFLHYGDSTRWELPFLQGWLMGQSQASMAPVLPVEGGMPMAPVAMPSSVNRNVVSGGSGLRDLSLQTHLMSALDSRQGAAHVSNSHGRSDSIPILSRIQSELAASLAATAPAELPCTVKLRIWPHDIKSPHDPLDAERCRLTIPHAVLCSEMGAHFSPCGRFLAACVACVLPQIETDPGLLTQLHQDFSGAGTSPTRHPISARQVLYELRIYSLEEATFGVVLVSRPIRAAHCLTSIQFSPTSEHILLAYGRRHSSLLKSIVINGETSLPVYTVLEVYRVSDMELVSILPSAEDEVNVACFHPLAGGGLVYGTKEGKLRVFQYDGSHDKSCTGTNFFSEDSFDEVEQYPRFRHML